The nucleotide window AAAAGAAGTTTATCTTATTGAAGAACCTATTGCAGCGGCAATCGGTGCAGGAATAGACCTTTTCGAGCCTAAAGGACACTTGATCGTAGATATAGGTGGAGGAACTACCGAAATAGCATTTATAGTTTCGGGAGGAGCGGCTTCGTCGAGATCCGTAAAAATAGCAGGAGACCATTTGAACGAGGATATAATGGAATATGTAAAAGAAAAACATAATTTATTAATCGGAGAAAGAACTGCTGAAGAATTGAAAGTAAATACTATAAGCCTGAAAGATAAAAATACCGACTTTGAAATAAGAGGTAGAGAACTTGGAAAAGGACTTCCTAAAAGTATAAAAATTGTTGCTTCGGAAATAGACGGAGCTATTGATAAAAATATAGATTTGATTATCGATGAGATAAAACTGACAATGGAAGGAATAGAGCCTGAAATTGCTGCCGATATATTTGAAACAGGGATTTATATTTCCGGTGGAGGAGCAGGAATAAGAATCTTAAAAGAAAAAATAGAAGAAGAGCTTAAATTGCAGGTTACAGTTTGTGATGAAGCTATCCATGCCGTTGTAAGAGGAATTGCAAAAGTA belongs to Pseudoleptotrichia goodfellowii and includes:
- the mreB gene encoding rod shape-determining protein, which codes for MKFFNFFKFSTKPTRDIAIDLGTANTVVYVKDEGILINEPTYVAINVKTDEVEHIGEKAKEIMGRTAKHTQIIRPLKNGVISDYEVTEKMLAEFLKRIRKDKFQSSRVIICVPSGVTQVERRAVVEVVKEAGAKEVYLIEEPIAAAIGAGIDLFEPKGHLIVDIGGGTTEIAFIVSGGAASSRSVKIAGDHLNEDIMEYVKEKHNLLIGERTAEELKVNTISLKDKNTDFEIRGRELGKGLPKSIKIVASEIDGAIDKNIDLIIDEIKLTMEGIEPEIAADIFETGIYISGGGAGIRILKEKIEEELKLQVTVCDEAIHAVVRGIAKVLDDFDSYKNIIISPTNEY